The Mytilus galloprovincialis chromosome 7, xbMytGall1.hap1.1, whole genome shotgun sequence genome has a window encoding:
- the LOC143082658 gene encoding uncharacterized protein LOC143082658 isoform X2 gives MGKKNRKRYKDPILSEIEERERIKQSVLQVFRARYSVPSSSGAIVIGKDQPSCLDLTKSNTVHEVAGESSSSMTESESSTSSDKKTNKKKRRRKRQKPQRKVKKVETTDRHDVAKHLKIANDILRPTIDSSKVNSICQNRLTRKMGLFNAGKKSSTISREIYIPDAVKKKTQEDLKKILNQSDKEDDKQSHDDQMNISHSPLILPKPSYRALSTSNSNKRSDLGYRSAGSNSITPSSPKIRTTVGSASCLSAASSEDLREILPEEPPMEDISELLIKNLNLKQFFPGRNLYEETVEELRKIMKQNSFSSTPISKKLHSQQVDSVKRSLLDVYSPAKQQGNVKVPSRPSSVKMTSSTNMSQSPKMSKNQPCPSMHKSTRSTMNCDKYLFPKTTGATYESSSQEKQYLDGKTLINRCNNPPIYSMANISYKHSSTVNQSPRKYLRKDSDAKTLLKCNDKMIAEACHQMEQLASKPQPMETDDTNTSDSNALNLLKQDEAKKMRRQMSYHGDTLREIQRDILSLLPDDIAQNSSQSSGYQGSQNSRYGHEEQTSRLADQTTRNTTYMPQFHTNNHGDGNVTDYKENVCEKMDILDYLDGPPQPETRVRKQTNPRQVTSTTDTDGIQMWVPPNVHVVLLPKKPTFESPSPEKMRPRFMH, from the exons ATGggaaagaaaaacagaaaaaggtATAAAGACCCAATTTTATCTGAAATAGAAGAAAGAGAAAGAATCAAGCAGTCTGTGCTACAAG TTTTCAGAGCAAGGTATTCAGTACCAAGTAGTAGTGGAGCTATAGTCATTGGAAAGGATCAACCAAGTTGTTTAGACCTTACAAAGAGCAATACAGTTCATGAAGTGGCAGGAGAGAGCTCATCTAGCATGACCGAGTCTGAATCGTCTACTAGTTctgataaaaagacaaacaaaaaaaaacgaagaaGGAAAAGACAAAAACCACAGAGAAAAGTGAAAAAG GTAGAAACGACAGACAGGCATGATGTTGCAAAGCATCTAAAGATAGCAAATGAT ATATTGAGACCAACTATAGATTCATCTAAAGTTAACAGTATATGTCAAAACAGATTGACC AGGAAAATGGGTCTTTTCAATGCAGGAAAGAAATCTTCAACAATATCCAGAG AAATATATATTCCTGATgcagtaaagaaaaaaacacaagaaGATTTAAAGAAGATCTTAAATCAAAGTGACAAAGAAGATGATAAACAGTCACATGATGATCAAATGAATATTAGTCATAG TCCTTTGATATTACCCAAACCAAGTTATAGAGCTTTATCTACATCTAACAGTAACAAGAGGTCTGATCTAGGATACAGAAGTGCTGGTAGTAATTCTATCACACCTTCATCACCAAAGATTAGAACCACAGTTGG CTCTGCTAGTTGTTTGAGTGCTGCAAGTTCTGAAGATTTGAGAGAAATTTTACCAGAG GAACCTCCAATGGAAGACATTTCTGAATTACTTATCAAGAATCTAAACTTAAAACAGTTCTTTCCTGGCAGAA ATTTGTATGAAGAGACTGTAGAAGAACTTAGGAAGATTATGAAACAGAA TTCTTTTAGTTCCACTCCAATCTCCAAGAAATTACATTCACAGCAAGTAGATTCTGTGAAAAGATCACTTCTAGATGTATATTCTCCAGCAAAGCAACAAG GTAATGTCAAGGTTCCTTCAAGACCATCAAGTGTCAAAATGACATCATCAACCAATATGTCACAGTCTCCTAAGATGTCAAAGAATCAGCCATGTCCATCAATGCATAAATCAACCAGATCAACCATGAATTGTGATAAATATCTTTTCCCTAAAACAACTGGTGCAACATATGAATCTTCTTCTCAAGAGAAACAATATTTAGATGGAAAAACACTAATTAATAGGTGTAATAATCCACCAATCTACAGCATGGCTAATATAAGTTACAAACATTCATCAACGGTAAATCAATCTCCTCGTAAATACCTCAGAAAAGATTCGGATGCAAAGACGTTGTTGAAGTGCAATGATAAGATGATAGCAGAAGCTTGTCATCAGATGGAGCAGTTAGCTTCCAAACCTCAGCCAATGGAAACAGATGATACAAATACTTCAGACTCAAATGCTTTGAATTTGTTAAAG CAAGATGAAGCAAAGAAAATGAGAAGACAGATGAGTTACCATGGTGATACACTTAGAGAAATTCAGAGAGACATTTTAAGCTTATTGCCAGATGACATTGCACAAAACAGCTCCCAATCATCAGGTTACCAAGGCAGCCAGAACAGTAGATATGGACATGAAGAACAGACATCTAGGCTAGCTGATCAG ACTACAAGGAATACTACCTATATGCCACAGTTTCATACAAATAACCATGGTGATGGCAATGTTACTGATTACAAAGAAAATGTTTGTGAG AAAATGGACATTTTAGACTATTTGGATGGTCCACCTCAGCCAGAGACAAGAGTGAGAAAGCAGACAAATCCTAGACAGGTGACATCAACAACAGATACTGATGGAATACAAATGTGGGTTCCTCCAAATGTACATGTTGTATTACTGCCAAAGAAACCAACATTTGAATCACCAAGTCCAGAGAAAATGAGACCAAGATTTATGCACTAA
- the LOC143082658 gene encoding uncharacterized protein LOC143082658 isoform X1 — translation MGKKNRKRYKDPILSEIEERERIKQSVLQVFRARYSVPSSSGAIVIGKDQPSCLDLTKSNTVHEVAGESSSSMTESESSTSSDKKTNKKKRRRKRQKPQRKVKKVETTDRHDVAKHLKIANDVSHILRPTIDSSKVNSICQNRLTRKMGLFNAGKKSSTISREIYIPDAVKKKTQEDLKKILNQSDKEDDKQSHDDQMNISHSPLILPKPSYRALSTSNSNKRSDLGYRSAGSNSITPSSPKIRTTVGSASCLSAASSEDLREILPEEPPMEDISELLIKNLNLKQFFPGRNLYEETVEELRKIMKQNSFSSTPISKKLHSQQVDSVKRSLLDVYSPAKQQGNVKVPSRPSSVKMTSSTNMSQSPKMSKNQPCPSMHKSTRSTMNCDKYLFPKTTGATYESSSQEKQYLDGKTLINRCNNPPIYSMANISYKHSSTVNQSPRKYLRKDSDAKTLLKCNDKMIAEACHQMEQLASKPQPMETDDTNTSDSNALNLLKQDEAKKMRRQMSYHGDTLREIQRDILSLLPDDIAQNSSQSSGYQGSQNSRYGHEEQTSRLADQTTRNTTYMPQFHTNNHGDGNVTDYKENVCEKMDILDYLDGPPQPETRVRKQTNPRQVTSTTDTDGIQMWVPPNVHVVLLPKKPTFESPSPEKMRPRFMH, via the exons ATGggaaagaaaaacagaaaaaggtATAAAGACCCAATTTTATCTGAAATAGAAGAAAGAGAAAGAATCAAGCAGTCTGTGCTACAAG TTTTCAGAGCAAGGTATTCAGTACCAAGTAGTAGTGGAGCTATAGTCATTGGAAAGGATCAACCAAGTTGTTTAGACCTTACAAAGAGCAATACAGTTCATGAAGTGGCAGGAGAGAGCTCATCTAGCATGACCGAGTCTGAATCGTCTACTAGTTctgataaaaagacaaacaaaaaaaaacgaagaaGGAAAAGACAAAAACCACAGAGAAAAGTGAAAAAG GTAGAAACGACAGACAGGCATGATGTTGCAAAGCATCTAAAGATAGCAAATGATGTTAGTCAT ATATTGAGACCAACTATAGATTCATCTAAAGTTAACAGTATATGTCAAAACAGATTGACC AGGAAAATGGGTCTTTTCAATGCAGGAAAGAAATCTTCAACAATATCCAGAG AAATATATATTCCTGATgcagtaaagaaaaaaacacaagaaGATTTAAAGAAGATCTTAAATCAAAGTGACAAAGAAGATGATAAACAGTCACATGATGATCAAATGAATATTAGTCATAG TCCTTTGATATTACCCAAACCAAGTTATAGAGCTTTATCTACATCTAACAGTAACAAGAGGTCTGATCTAGGATACAGAAGTGCTGGTAGTAATTCTATCACACCTTCATCACCAAAGATTAGAACCACAGTTGG CTCTGCTAGTTGTTTGAGTGCTGCAAGTTCTGAAGATTTGAGAGAAATTTTACCAGAG GAACCTCCAATGGAAGACATTTCTGAATTACTTATCAAGAATCTAAACTTAAAACAGTTCTTTCCTGGCAGAA ATTTGTATGAAGAGACTGTAGAAGAACTTAGGAAGATTATGAAACAGAA TTCTTTTAGTTCCACTCCAATCTCCAAGAAATTACATTCACAGCAAGTAGATTCTGTGAAAAGATCACTTCTAGATGTATATTCTCCAGCAAAGCAACAAG GTAATGTCAAGGTTCCTTCAAGACCATCAAGTGTCAAAATGACATCATCAACCAATATGTCACAGTCTCCTAAGATGTCAAAGAATCAGCCATGTCCATCAATGCATAAATCAACCAGATCAACCATGAATTGTGATAAATATCTTTTCCCTAAAACAACTGGTGCAACATATGAATCTTCTTCTCAAGAGAAACAATATTTAGATGGAAAAACACTAATTAATAGGTGTAATAATCCACCAATCTACAGCATGGCTAATATAAGTTACAAACATTCATCAACGGTAAATCAATCTCCTCGTAAATACCTCAGAAAAGATTCGGATGCAAAGACGTTGTTGAAGTGCAATGATAAGATGATAGCAGAAGCTTGTCATCAGATGGAGCAGTTAGCTTCCAAACCTCAGCCAATGGAAACAGATGATACAAATACTTCAGACTCAAATGCTTTGAATTTGTTAAAG CAAGATGAAGCAAAGAAAATGAGAAGACAGATGAGTTACCATGGTGATACACTTAGAGAAATTCAGAGAGACATTTTAAGCTTATTGCCAGATGACATTGCACAAAACAGCTCCCAATCATCAGGTTACCAAGGCAGCCAGAACAGTAGATATGGACATGAAGAACAGACATCTAGGCTAGCTGATCAG ACTACAAGGAATACTACCTATATGCCACAGTTTCATACAAATAACCATGGTGATGGCAATGTTACTGATTACAAAGAAAATGTTTGTGAG AAAATGGACATTTTAGACTATTTGGATGGTCCACCTCAGCCAGAGACAAGAGTGAGAAAGCAGACAAATCCTAGACAGGTGACATCAACAACAGATACTGATGGAATACAAATGTGGGTTCCTCCAAATGTACATGTTGTATTACTGCCAAAGAAACCAACATTTGAATCACCAAGTCCAGAGAAAATGAGACCAAGATTTATGCACTAA
- the LOC143084067 gene encoding uncharacterized protein LOC143084067 has product MGTDGAAVMIGKSSGVVRKIAEETQRPFVRAIHCSAHRLEILIFPDFGDDKIEDLIKISAPALTANKDVDIDLTEIESEWIRLKTIISNRKQPKSSMTWESLYQTDGPSCPNLFLLVDYMLTLPGSSVDAERGFSCMKLVKSDWRSRLGEDNLSDLMLISMEVDPIATYNPMPAIEKWYTGGLRARRPFYKDDLVKSARVPAETIVIEEGEVIQVNAVSEVVEQPEVVIEDFAYSYDYDSDMSEEEDEEDELFYKTNDMITLQQKSFKLLQEMLSC; this is encoded by the exons ATGGGGACTGATGGAGCTGCAGTCATGATTGGGAAATCATCAGGCGTTGTGAGAAAAATAGCAGAGGAGACGCAACGACCTTTTGTGAGAGCAATTCATTGTTCTGCTCATAG acttgaaattttgattttcccAGACTTTGGTGATGACAAGATTGAAGATCTTATAAAGATCAGTGCACCAGCCTTGACAGCAAACAAAGATGTTGATATTGATCTGACAGAAATAGAATCTGAATGGATAAGACTGAAGACCATAATCAGTAACAG GAAACAGCCCAAATCAAGCATGACTTGGGAATCTTTGTACCAAACTGATGGGCCAAGCTGTCCAAATCTGTTTTTATTGGTGGACTATATGCTGACTTTGCCTGGGTCATCTGTGGATGCTGAAAGGGGCTTTTCATG TATGAAACTGGTAAAGAGTGACTGGCGGTCAAGACTTGGGGAAGACAACTTGTCAGACCTTATGCTCATATCCATGGAGGTAGATCCTATCGCCACCTATAACCCTATGCCAGCTATAGAAAAGTGGTACACTGGTGGTCTGAGAGCAAGAAGACCTTTTTACAAGGATGATTTAGTT AAAAGTGCTCGAGTACCAGCGGAAACAATTGTCATTGAAGAAGGAGAAGTGATTCAAGTGAATGCTGTTTCAGAAGTTGTAGAGCAACCTGAAGTTGTTATTGAAGATTTTGCCTACAGCTATGATTATGATTCAGACATGTCAGAGGAGGAAGATGAAGAAGATGAACTTTTTTACAAAACCAATGACATGATTACTTTACAGCAAAAATCCTTCAAATTATTGCAAGAAATGTTGTCTTGCTAA